GATATAAACACAGCCCCCTTTTCAAACCACTATCCACTTGCCCACTacgaaaaaaaaatccagagtgTGACTTGCTATTTGTGTTGGAGCAGTAACAAGTTAAAACAGACTCAACATTAACAAGAGTTATGACATTTTGAGTGGCTCCTGTAAGGCAGTCCCAGTTTAAATACAGAAGTCATCTAGAAACAATATTCTAGAAGTCCTACACATCAAATATGAAACCATCTCTAACAGTTCAGGCAGAGAGCATCCCGATCAGCAGAATGAACAGTACCAGCAGAAACTCCCATTTGAAATGTACaatacaaaatgcaaaaattGCTATTTGAATagatgggaggggggagagagaacttTAAGGAGAGAGAATTCTTTAAAGAACTTTCAATTTATATGCATTAACACCTATGATCACAATTTCAATATTATGTTAGGAGTATCATTATTGAAGAATGTGCATATCGCTAAAGTTCTGTGGATATTATCATTTACAGCTTTCCACTGCAAAAGTACATCATGGTCAATAATCATTTTATAAATGACTACTTTTATAAGGCACTTATTCTTGGCTATATCGTTTGTTACATTAAcaatcttttcttcctcttctgctgCCATGAAAATAAATCTACTATAGAGCATACATCTGACGAAAGTCTTGGTCCACGTGAAAGGTTATGCCATAATAAATACATTATCTTTAAAGTGGCATCACAAGatactttatactgctgcaggcTAAATGGCTATTGTTCAaaaaagtgttaatatttctatctttttttcagTAAATTGGTAACTGCTTTTTTCCCCGCCCCTAGATAACAATTTTGAGTTGCCACTTCTTTATCTGTATAAAAGCTGTAATTCATCTAAGTCACATGACTAGATCtgagatatatatacatacatacagtggtcATTAAGTTTCTTTTATAGGTATTTTTTGTTCCAAACCAGAACTaaatgctggaaactggcaaaaaatgttgcaaaatgtcATGTGATTGCAGGAGGCTGCAAATGTCCATAAAGATGAGCTGGTTTCCAAGtgtccaaaatgcaatcatgagtatgagtgtgtgtgtgtgtgtgtgtgtgggtgtgtgtgtgtgggtgtgtgtgtgtgtgttgctgttataacttcaaaaatAGATTATAAGTCTGGAgaagtccattgtaacttcaaagggttgttaaatgaccagttgtaaattgaggtctacctgtataagAAATGGGTATTGAGAAAATAGTTTATAATTGAAACTATTCCCATGTATTAAGACCTATATTAAGGACTCTTCTTCAGGACTTTTTATTAGAGGGTAGCATATGAAAACAAAATTGTCTTTGTGTCATTAGTGagatttcagttttggaatattttctctacagaaaaagaaaacatcagaGCATAGCATAACTTTGTTCCAAGTAAATATTCATAagattttattataaatatactGAAAATGTACAATTATTTCAATGAAACATGTGAtaatacttttttccccccaggacgcATTGCGAAACTcaggcagtgatgggatgggCCAAATTTCCCTGGAGTTTTATCAAAAGAAGAAATCACGCTGGCCTTTCTCAGATGAGTGCATCCCTTGGGAAGTTTGGACGGTCAAGGTAAATGTAGTGAGTCTGGCTAATGAACAGGAACGACAGATATGTCGTGAAAAGGTAGGTGAGAAACTTTGTGAAAAGATTATCAACATTGTAGAAGTGATGAACCGACATGAGTACCTGCCCAAGATGCCTACCCAGTCAGAGGTGGATAACGTCTTTGATACAGGGCTGAGGGATGTCCAGCCCTACTTATACAAGATTTCTTACCAGATCACTGACTCACTTGGGACCTCAGTCACCACCACCATGCGTCGCCTCATCAAGGACACCCTGGCACTCTGATGTCCAGGATATCATGGACCAGACACTTTTGAAAAGCAACACAAGCAATTGGTTTTCTGCTCTTACCTAGCTCCAGAGCACCACATCCATCATTCTTGGAAATTTTTAGATTCTTGACATCCATACATCCTGTTCTCATTCACTAACTGTTACAGGTCGAGGCTAGAATTAGCTTGTCCACTAGTTCATCATATCCCAACTTCTTTCAATTGCAATAGAGAATGGAAACCAAGTCCTCTTCATGTCCTTTTCTGTTAAACTAAATTCCATTAGATGAACTACAGTGTGTCAATGGGAAAAGATGGCTTGCATGCTTCATAAGTATTTTGGTAACACCTAATATGCATAAGATAATACCAACATTTGCATTACCAATGAGCCGTCAACTAAAATGTAAACTAGATGCCCTGATTTCTTGATTTTGAGATCTTCTACAAGGCTGCCAAGGCTGAGgttatttttcttggcaaaaagtgTGCCTTTCTTTCCTGATTACCTAATTGTTAGCTCATCTCTGGCTTTGGAATAATTAAAACTGTTAATGGGACATTTTTGCTTCTAGGTGCATGTCTTCAGGGTGGGCGTGTTTAAGGGTTTCAAGCCTTCCCTCTTTTTTGTAAATGAAAATTACAAAAAGGACCCATTCTACCATACTTATTTTTCAGTAGAGTTTGAAATCTGTAGCCTGTATTTCTAGAGAAAGAAAATTCatgttttgtatatattttaccagtgtaatattatatgtataaaataatctgagaataaaaagaaaattccTGTCTTTTGTGTCATAACTTTCTACAATACGAAGTAGCTTTGAATTAATCTATACCCAAAGAGGTCTAAattattccaacttgtttaacttTAGTAGATAATCATTGAAATCAATTTCAATCCTGATTTCAATGTTGAATTCAGTTATGCTTCCTGATTTGTTTTTGAGTTTCATTTGGCAGAAGTAAAGCTTGGAAATGCCATGGAAATTCACAGGATGAATTTGAGTTATTCTCTGTCCCAAGCTAGCTTTCTTATTGAGACATAGTAATATAAAACCAGATATATATCCGGGATTTCTGATAATTAAGAAGAATATCAAGATTTATTTCCCACTAAAAATGTGGCTTGTGAATGTTGTAGATATTGTAATCCAAATAACATATACTTACATTATAATGAGGCAAACTGTTAACAACCCCTTGCTTATCTAGGTACATACATTGTAGAAGCATGTTTCTCATTTGCACAAAATTGCATTAATAGTGCCGAAATTAAATCTTAATCAGTGGGTTTAGGAAATTATGTTTACCTTTCTGGACAACATGTGGCAGGCATGGCTGAAATATGCCTGGGGAAATTAAACCCCCTGCTTAGATTTACCCCTAGTTATTTAATCCATTGAAATAGTGAGTTCTAATGATATATTAGAGAGCCATTTTGGATTAGTGGTTAAGCCATCAGGCTGGAAAAAAGGACagcctgagttctagtcccaccttagcacaAAGCCATCAGGGCGATCTTGGGTCAGTGACTTTCCCTCAACcctaaggaggcaatggcaaaccattctgaaaaatcttgccaagaaaactgcagagacttgtccaggaAGAATCAAATATGATGGAacggaaggggaagggggaaaaagtgagaTAAATCATTACTTCACCCAGTAAATGGACAATTAAATGATAATACACGAAACCCTTATAGTTTTGCAAAGTTACTAACTGGTATAAGGAATATTCCTCAAATTATCATGGAAGACCAAATGTCAGTTTCAAGGTGGAAAGGAAAGCAGGATGCACTGGTTTGTCCTATACTTTCAAGTATGGTTtatcctctaaatcaggggtgtgaaactccatttcattgagggatgcatcagggttatgtttgacttcAAAGAATGGGGGAGGGCTGGTCATGGTGGGtgtttgacacaggctcaag
This genomic window from Ahaetulla prasina isolate Xishuangbanna chromosome 2, ASM2864084v1, whole genome shotgun sequence contains:
- the ATG101 gene encoding autophagy-related protein 101 isoform X3; protein product: MNCRSEVLEISVEGRQIEEAMLALLHTILLHRSTGKFHYKKEGTYSIGTVGTQDVDCDFIDFTYVRVSSEELDRALRKAVGEFKDALRNSGSDGMGQISLEFYQKKKSRWPFSDECIPWEVWTVKVNVVSLANEQERQICREKVGEKLCEKIINIVEVMNRHEYLPKMPTQSEVDNVFDTGLRDVQPYLYKISYQITDSLGTSVTTTMRRLIKDTLAL
- the ATG101 gene encoding autophagy-related protein 101 isoform X2 gives rise to the protein MKFRRFSRRTGGRAEATLAKKKITMNCRSEVLEISVEGRQIEEAMLALLHTILLHRSTGKFHYKKEGTYSIGTVGTQDVDCDFIDFTYVRVSSEELDRALRKAVGEFKDALRNSGSDGMGQISLEFYQKKKSRWPFSDECIPWEVWTVKVNVVSLANEQERQICREKVGEKLCEKIINIVEVMNRHEYLPKMPTQSEVDNVFDTGLRDVQPYLYKISYQITDSLGTSVTTTMRRLIKDTLAL
- the ATG101 gene encoding autophagy-related protein 101 isoform X1 — its product is MVFQIPLSHVVLVGPIRRLSCLCRGAPRSGTEITMNCRSEVLEISVEGRQIEEAMLALLHTILLHRSTGKFHYKKEGTYSIGTVGTQDVDCDFIDFTYVRVSSEELDRALRKAVGEFKDALRNSGSDGMGQISLEFYQKKKSRWPFSDECIPWEVWTVKVNVVSLANEQERQICREKVGEKLCEKIINIVEVMNRHEYLPKMPTQSEVDNVFDTGLRDVQPYLYKISYQITDSLGTSVTTTMRRLIKDTLAL